From a single Streptomyces misionensis genomic region:
- a CDS encoding CaiB/BaiF CoA transferase family protein, with protein MTAAPPSPGAPRWSALHGKRILDLSRLLPGPYATSLLADLGADVIKVEDPRGGDPLRLAPPLFDTLNRNKRSVALDLRTADGRSAFLRLVRTADAVVESFRPGVLDRLGLGFDALHEANPRLMLCSLTGYGQTGPYASRPGHELNFLGLSGFFAVPGRLDGTITRPGVRIGDMAGAMHAALALTAALAGEGEGQHIDVSLSESITAWCSLFALPLAGTEDPLAAGLVQGDNDVFTTADGRSLSLATYEDKFWLRLRDELGPEFPELATDAYDHRADRTAARDEVNALLRQAFAARPYDWWQKRLTDIDAPWAPVVTNPADLLTDPHAVARDLFTEALPERSTPQARFPVSFSAGLHTFRRPAPTLGEHAPDLLDTADQVSSSSPALPPQ; from the coding sequence GTGACCGCCGCCCCACCCTCTCCTGGCGCCCCGCGCTGGTCCGCGCTGCACGGCAAGCGGATCCTCGACCTGTCCCGGTTGCTCCCCGGGCCGTATGCGACCTCGCTCCTCGCCGACCTTGGGGCGGACGTGATCAAGGTCGAGGACCCGCGAGGTGGCGACCCGCTCCGCCTCGCCCCGCCGCTGTTCGACACCCTCAACCGCAACAAGCGATCGGTGGCCCTCGATCTGCGCACAGCCGACGGCCGGAGCGCCTTCCTGCGGCTTGTCCGCACCGCCGACGCCGTCGTCGAGAGTTTCCGGCCAGGTGTCCTCGACCGCCTCGGGCTCGGCTTCGACGCCCTCCACGAAGCCAACCCTCGGCTGATGCTCTGCTCCCTTACCGGATACGGGCAGACCGGTCCCTACGCGAGCAGGCCCGGCCACGAGCTCAACTTCCTCGGCCTGTCAGGATTCTTCGCCGTCCCCGGCCGCCTCGATGGAACCATTACCCGCCCCGGCGTCCGCATCGGCGACATGGCCGGCGCCATGCACGCCGCCCTCGCCCTCACCGCCGCCCTCGCCGGCGAGGGCGAGGGTCAGCACATCGACGTGTCCCTCAGCGAGTCCATCACCGCCTGGTGCTCCCTGTTCGCCCTGCCGCTGGCGGGGACAGAAGACCCACTCGCAGCCGGACTCGTCCAAGGCGACAACGACGTCTTCACCACCGCCGACGGACGCTCCCTGTCGCTGGCGACCTACGAGGACAAGTTCTGGCTGCGCCTGCGCGACGAACTCGGCCCGGAGTTCCCAGAGCTGGCCACGGACGCCTACGACCACAGGGCCGACCGCACCGCCGCCAGAGACGAAGTGAACGCCCTGCTGCGCCAGGCATTCGCCGCCCGCCCCTACGACTGGTGGCAAAAGCGCCTCACCGACATCGACGCACCCTGGGCACCAGTCGTCACCAACCCCGCCGACCTCCTGACCGACCCCCACGCCGTAGCACGCGACCTCTTCACCGAAGCCCTCCCCGAACGATCAACGCCCCAGGCACGCTTCCCGGTCTCCTTCAGCGCCGGACTCCACACCTTCCGCCGACCCGCGCCCACGCTGGGCGAACACGCCCCGGACCTGCTCGACACCGCAGATCAGGTCAGCTCTTCGTCTCCGGCTCTTCCTCCACAGTGA
- a CDS encoding amidohydrolase family protein, with translation MAGIDIDAITAIDVHTHAEVSSRGRGSLSSELEEASSKYFKVEDGHRKPTLPEIAAYYRERKMACVVFTVDAEAATGVPAVPNEEIAEAGAENPDVIIPFASIDPAKGRAGAREVGRLVRDFGVRGFKFHPSVQAFYPNDRSAYVLYEAIEEAGAVAVFHTGQTGIGAGAPGGGGIRLKYSNPLYIDDVAADFPGMPIIMAHPSFPWQDEALSVATHKPQVYIDLSGWSPKYLPPQLVQYANSLLKDKVLFGTDYPLLTPDRWLKDFAALPIKDEVRPKILKENAARLFGFIKD, from the coding sequence ATGGCCGGCATCGACATCGACGCGATCACCGCAATCGACGTGCACACCCACGCCGAGGTCTCCTCGCGCGGACGGGGCTCGCTCTCCTCCGAGCTGGAGGAGGCGTCCAGCAAGTACTTCAAGGTGGAGGACGGTCACCGCAAGCCGACGCTCCCCGAGATCGCCGCGTACTACCGCGAGCGGAAGATGGCGTGCGTCGTCTTCACCGTCGACGCGGAGGCCGCGACCGGCGTCCCGGCCGTCCCCAACGAGGAGATCGCCGAGGCCGGCGCCGAGAACCCGGACGTCATCATCCCGTTCGCCTCGATCGACCCCGCCAAGGGAAGGGCGGGAGCCCGTGAAGTCGGCCGCCTGGTAAGGGACTTCGGGGTACGCGGCTTCAAGTTCCACCCGAGTGTCCAGGCGTTCTACCCCAACGACCGGTCCGCGTACGTCCTGTACGAGGCGATCGAGGAGGCCGGTGCCGTCGCCGTCTTCCACACCGGCCAGACCGGCATCGGCGCGGGCGCACCGGGCGGCGGCGGCATCCGCCTGAAGTACTCCAACCCGCTGTACATCGACGACGTGGCCGCCGACTTCCCCGGCATGCCGATCATCATGGCCCACCCGTCCTTCCCCTGGCAGGACGAGGCGCTGTCGGTGGCCACGCACAAGCCGCAGGTCTACATCGACCTGTCGGGCTGGTCGCCGAAGTACCTCCCGCCGCAGCTCGTCCAGTACGCCAACAGCCTGCTCAAGGACAAGGTGCTGTTCGGGACCGACTACCCGCTCCTCACCCCGGACCGCTGGCTGAAGGACTTCGCCGCGCTGCCGATCAAGGACGAGGTCCGGCCGAAGATCCTCAAGGAGAACGCGGCCCGGCTGTTCGGCTTCATCAAGGACTGA
- a CDS encoding PaaX family transcriptional regulator, with amino-acid sequence MAGGRSGAAGGDVGRGEGAVYEATGDELRTGPGSEVTLRPQSLMLTFLGNFVLGSDVCVYSGSIIEVFGRTGVGEHATRSTLTRMVGRGLLQRRREGRRMYFGLTDRAAAILRDGEHRIWKQGAVNDDWDGTWTLLAFSLPESSQRQRHDLRSQLTWAGFGPLIGGLWIAPGQADVTAITEDTELGPHIRVFRSTADPATDVSRMVHETWDLATPSAGYTAFLDRWFAFADGRDASDVDELAVKLRLLTEWLQIVRADPHLPIQHLPADWPAAAAEDVFRRANARVDVASRALAEEVLETVPLRA; translated from the coding sequence ATGGCAGGCGGCAGAAGCGGTGCGGCGGGCGGAGACGTCGGGCGTGGCGAGGGTGCGGTGTACGAGGCCACGGGGGACGAACTCCGGACGGGTCCGGGCTCCGAGGTGACCCTGCGCCCCCAGTCCCTCATGCTTACGTTCCTCGGCAACTTCGTGCTGGGCAGCGACGTCTGCGTCTACTCCGGCAGCATCATCGAGGTCTTCGGCCGCACTGGCGTGGGCGAGCACGCCACCCGTTCCACCCTGACCCGCATGGTGGGCCGCGGCCTGCTGCAGCGCCGCCGCGAGGGCCGCCGCATGTACTTCGGCCTCACCGACCGGGCGGCGGCAATCCTCCGCGACGGCGAGCACCGTATCTGGAAGCAGGGCGCCGTCAACGACGACTGGGACGGTACGTGGACGCTGCTCGCCTTCTCCCTGCCTGAATCCAGCCAGCGGCAGCGCCACGACCTGCGCTCCCAGCTGACCTGGGCGGGCTTCGGCCCGCTCATCGGCGGCCTGTGGATCGCACCGGGCCAGGCGGACGTCACCGCGATCACGGAGGACACCGAACTCGGCCCCCACATCCGGGTGTTCCGCTCCACTGCGGACCCCGCCACCGACGTCTCCCGCATGGTGCACGAGACCTGGGACCTCGCGACCCCGTCCGCCGGCTACACCGCCTTCCTCGACCGCTGGTTCGCGTTCGCGGACGGCCGCGATGCCTCGGACGTCGACGAACTAGCCGTCAAACTCCGTCTGTTGACGGAGTGGCTCCAGATCGTCCGCGCCGACCCGCACCTCCCGATCCAGCACCTCCCGGCCGACTGGCCCGCCGCCGCGGCGGAGGACGTCTTCCGCCGCGCCAACGCCCGCGTCGACGTGGCGTCCCGGGCGCTGGCGGAGGAGGTGCTGGAGACGGTGCCGCTGCGAGCGTGA
- a CDS encoding class I SAM-dependent methyltransferase, translating into MDDWTTSHRRVLAQREADGWMFLIEAARDLRTTGAVAPSGKALAHALTEPVRSRSPRPLAVLEAGAGTGAVTRHLIPRLPRGSRLDIVEANPRFADQLRILAATHPRTTSRSADITVHQSLVEDLDTDQRYDVIVSGLPLTNFAPHTVERIMGRYLELLHPGGTLTYFAYLGTRRARTLLASQSEARRHAAVDHVMTAYQRRYATARWSVWANLPPAHVWHLQLPPLPSQPSADGQHSAAWTR; encoded by the coding sequence ATGGATGACTGGACCACCTCCCACCGACGTGTCCTGGCGCAGCGCGAAGCCGACGGCTGGATGTTTCTGATCGAAGCAGCCCGTGATCTGCGCACCACCGGCGCGGTCGCCCCCAGCGGTAAGGCCCTCGCCCACGCCCTGACCGAGCCCGTCCGCAGCCGCTCGCCCCGCCCGCTGGCCGTCCTGGAAGCAGGCGCCGGCACCGGCGCCGTCACCCGGCATCTGATCCCCCGCCTTCCCCGCGGCAGCCGCCTCGACATCGTCGAGGCCAATCCCCGCTTCGCCGACCAGCTGCGCATCCTCGCCGCCACCCACCCCCGCACGACGTCCCGGTCCGCGGACATCACCGTCCACCAGAGCCTCGTCGAGGACCTCGACACCGACCAGCGGTACGACGTGATCGTTTCCGGCTTGCCGCTGACCAATTTCGCCCCCCACACCGTGGAACGGATCATGGGCCGCTATCTGGAGCTGCTCCACCCCGGCGGAACCCTCACCTACTTCGCCTACCTCGGCACCCGACGCGCCCGCACCCTGCTCGCCTCACAGTCCGAAGCACGCCGGCACGCCGCCGTGGACCACGTGATGACCGCCTACCAGCGCCGCTACGCCACCGCCCGCTGGAGCGTGTGGGCCAACCTGCCACCCGCCCACGTCTGGCACCTGCAACTCCCCCCGCTGCCTTCCCAGCCCTCCGCCGACGGTCAGCACAGCGCCGCCTGGACCAGGTGA
- a CDS encoding PDR/VanB family oxidoreductase, producing the protein MTTSTTAPEAELDLVVARRTDEADGVVSLDLRRADHAPLPAWTPGAHIDLVLAPDLVRQYSLCSSPDDAQVWRVAVLREDDGRGGSLQVHDKLAEGDPVRVRGPRNHFPLERAERYLFIAGGIGITPIIPMLEQAERHGSAWELVYGGRTLESMAFRGALVTRYGERVRVRPEDAYGLLDLDALLGTPRPGTLVYCCGPEPLLKAVEERCAGWPPGTLHVERFAPKELQAPARDGAFEVELAQTGITVTVPPDKSVLQAVEEAGVQVLFSCQEGTCGTCETAVLEGTVDHRDSLLTPAEQEAHDTMMICVSRAACPRLVLDL; encoded by the coding sequence ATGACCACAAGCACCACCGCACCCGAGGCCGAACTCGACCTCGTCGTGGCCCGCCGCACCGACGAGGCCGACGGTGTGGTCTCCCTCGACCTGCGCCGGGCCGACCACGCCCCGTTGCCCGCCTGGACGCCCGGCGCGCACATCGACCTGGTGCTCGCCCCGGATCTCGTACGGCAGTACTCGCTGTGCTCCTCGCCGGACGACGCCCAGGTATGGCGCGTCGCCGTCCTGCGGGAGGACGACGGACGCGGCGGATCCCTCCAGGTGCACGACAAGCTGGCCGAGGGGGACCCGGTCCGGGTGCGCGGCCCGCGCAACCACTTCCCCCTGGAGCGCGCCGAGCGGTACCTCTTCATCGCCGGCGGCATCGGCATCACCCCCATCATCCCGATGCTGGAGCAGGCAGAACGGCATGGATCCGCATGGGAGTTGGTGTACGGAGGGCGGACACTTGAGTCGATGGCCTTCCGCGGCGCACTCGTCACGCGGTACGGGGAGCGAGTGCGGGTCCGGCCCGAGGACGCGTACGGGCTCCTCGACCTCGACGCGCTCCTGGGGACGCCGCGGCCCGGCACACTCGTCTACTGCTGCGGCCCGGAACCACTCCTCAAGGCCGTCGAGGAGCGGTGCGCCGGCTGGCCGCCCGGCACCCTCCACGTCGAGCGGTTCGCGCCGAAGGAGCTTCAGGCGCCCGCACGGGACGGGGCGTTCGAGGTCGAGCTGGCACAGACCGGCATCACGGTGACCGTCCCGCCGGACAAGTCCGTGCTGCAGGCGGTCGAGGAGGCCGGGGTGCAGGTCCTCTTCTCCTGCCAGGAGGGCACGTGCGGCACCTGCGAGACGGCCGTGCTGGAGGGCACGGTCGACCACCGCGACTCCCTCCTCACCCCCGCCGAACAGGAGGCGCACGACACGATGATGATCTGCGTCTCCCGGGCGGCGTGCCCGAGGCTCGTCCTGGATCTTTGA
- a CDS encoding IclR family transcriptional regulator, with product MQRRAPTENCSVTARALQVLEAFTPDRSVLRLAEISRHTGLPLTTTHRLVKELAGWGALEREPDGGYRIGLRLWEIASLAPRGLGLREAALPYLSDLGHITRENVQLAVREELSVVYVERLAGRDAVRVLTRVGGRFDLAPTGVGLVLLAHAPREVQEQVLSRPLVRHTEKTLCTPDEVRRALAEVRRTGVAVSDRQVTMDAVSVAAPVYGPDHTVVAAVSVVAHADTVNPHALAPLVQVAARGISRSLGARLRSSVA from the coding sequence ATGCAGCGCCGAGCCCCGACCGAGAACTGTTCGGTGACGGCCAGGGCTCTGCAGGTGCTGGAAGCCTTCACTCCGGACCGGTCCGTCCTGCGGCTCGCCGAGATCTCCCGCCACACCGGCCTGCCCCTCACCACCACCCACCGGCTGGTGAAGGAACTGGCCGGCTGGGGCGCGCTCGAACGCGAGCCGGACGGCGGCTACCGCATAGGGCTGCGGCTGTGGGAGATCGCCTCCCTCGCCCCGCGCGGCCTCGGCCTGCGCGAGGCCGCCCTGCCCTACCTCTCCGACCTCGGGCACATCACCCGCGAGAACGTGCAGCTCGCCGTCCGCGAGGAACTGTCCGTCGTCTACGTGGAGCGCCTCGCCGGCCGTGACGCGGTCCGGGTCCTCACCCGCGTCGGCGGGCGGTTCGACCTCGCGCCCACCGGCGTCGGCCTCGTCCTCCTCGCCCATGCACCCCGGGAGGTCCAGGAACAGGTGCTCTCCCGGCCGCTCGTCCGGCACACGGAGAAGACCCTGTGCACCCCGGACGAGGTCCGCCGCGCCCTCGCCGAAGTGCGCCGCACCGGGGTCGCCGTCAGCGACCGGCAGGTGACGATGGACGCCGTGTCGGTCGCCGCCCCCGTGTACGGTCCGGACCACACCGTCGTCGCGGCCGTCTCGGTCGTCGCCCACGCCGACACCGTGAACCCGCACGCCCTCGCCCCGCTGGTGCAGGTCGCGGCCCGCGGGATCTCACGGTCCCTCGGGGCACGGCTCAGGTCCTCCGTCGCGTGA
- a CDS encoding sensor histidine kinase yields MNSSSIQAWVVAVGRGAAVTFFATVATVSAAQRFSDGRYVVAIIASAVACAVVLLVPRLRWPIAPIVVAAVTAWWGWVGTLLLALVMYDLAAARRTRAAVLCAAAALGANLVGYPPTRLWHQQTYVTALFLWAFAYVVGLWIGNRRRLVRALAADVEHLHVEAQLREEAARIAERSRIAAEMHDVLAHRLSLIALHTGVLATRSDPLPGPIAERLALLRDASTEALADLRDVLGVLRTPGTAPNSADAVPAPVPGDVQQLVDDARAASQPIAMTVHGRPEDAPTTHRLAVYRIVQEALTNARKHADGALVTMRIDYRPPATLVEVTNPAGPPGPAAAAGSGYGLVGLRERVSALGGHLTVGPAGAGSWRLAARIPHPADTEENGTPA; encoded by the coding sequence GTGAACAGCAGCAGCATTCAGGCGTGGGTGGTGGCCGTCGGGCGCGGCGCGGCCGTGACGTTCTTCGCCACCGTCGCGACGGTGAGCGCCGCGCAGCGGTTCAGCGACGGCCGGTATGTGGTTGCCATCATTGCCTCGGCCGTGGCGTGCGCGGTGGTGCTGCTCGTGCCGCGGCTACGCTGGCCCATCGCGCCCATCGTGGTCGCCGCCGTCACCGCGTGGTGGGGGTGGGTCGGCACGTTGCTGCTGGCGCTTGTCATGTATGACCTGGCTGCGGCCCGCCGGACGCGGGCGGCGGTCCTCTGCGCCGCCGCCGCGCTGGGCGCCAACCTCGTTGGCTATCCGCCGACCCGGCTGTGGCACCAGCAGACGTACGTCACCGCGCTGTTCCTATGGGCCTTCGCGTATGTCGTCGGCCTGTGGATCGGCAACCGCCGGCGTCTGGTGCGGGCGCTGGCCGCCGATGTGGAGCACCTGCACGTCGAGGCGCAGCTGCGCGAGGAGGCCGCGCGCATCGCGGAGCGGTCCCGGATCGCGGCGGAGATGCACGACGTCCTCGCCCACCGGCTCAGCCTGATCGCCCTGCACACGGGCGTGCTGGCCACCCGCAGCGACCCCCTTCCCGGACCAATCGCCGAACGACTGGCTCTACTGCGGGACGCCTCCACGGAAGCCCTCGCCGACCTGCGGGACGTGCTCGGTGTGCTGCGTACTCCCGGCACCGCACCGAACAGTGCCGATGCTGTGCCCGCGCCGGTTCCCGGCGACGTCCAGCAACTGGTGGACGACGCCCGCGCCGCCTCCCAGCCCATTGCCATGACGGTCCACGGCCGGCCGGAGGACGCGCCCACCACCCACCGCCTGGCCGTGTACCGCATCGTGCAGGAAGCCCTGACCAACGCCCGCAAGCACGCCGACGGCGCCCTGGTGACCATGAGGATCGACTACCGGCCGCCGGCCACGCTGGTGGAGGTCACCAACCCCGCCGGTCCCCCCGGGCCGGCGGCCGCCGCCGGTTCCGGTTACGGGCTCGTCGGCCTGCGCGAACGCGTCAGCGCCCTCGGCGGCCATCTGACCGTGGGACCGGCCGGCGCGGGCTCCTGGCGCCTGGCCGCGCGCATCCCCCACCCGGCCGACACTGAAGAGAACGGCACTCCCGCATGA
- a CDS encoding aromatic ring-hydroxylating dioxygenase subunit alpha — protein MTTTSFARNQWYVAAYGSEIGRELFTRTICGESILFWRTEAGEVTAMADRCVHRRFPLSEKPSRLDGDTVVCGYHGFTYGADGVCVSVPGQKRVPRTARLTSYPVKERDSFVWVWIGDKDKADEALIPRAPWLDSPDYTTVRGMEPLAARYGLLVDNLLDLSHETYLHGGYIGTPEVAETPITTEVDDKAGVVHVSRHMDDAACPPFYAKSTGITGRITRWQDIEYHAPCLYLLHSRIAPVGAPGPDADGGDPDAFHVEVVYAITPETENSTHDFWAVARDFALDDQEVSDFLRENNRTVVLQDVVALNRLEQVIASEPAGTQELSINIDTGGLAARRILQRLVEAGTATPTAAEAAAAVR, from the coding sequence ATGACGACGACGTCATTCGCGCGCAACCAGTGGTACGTGGCCGCCTACGGCAGCGAGATCGGGCGGGAACTGTTCACCCGCACCATCTGCGGCGAGTCGATCCTCTTCTGGCGCACCGAGGCGGGGGAGGTCACCGCCATGGCGGACCGGTGCGTCCACCGCCGTTTCCCGCTCTCCGAGAAGCCGAGCCGACTGGACGGCGACACGGTTGTCTGCGGCTACCACGGCTTCACCTACGGCGCCGACGGCGTGTGCGTGAGCGTGCCCGGTCAGAAGCGCGTGCCGCGCACCGCCCGGCTCACCTCCTACCCCGTCAAGGAGCGGGACTCCTTCGTGTGGGTGTGGATCGGCGACAAGGACAAGGCCGACGAGGCCCTGATCCCCCGCGCCCCCTGGCTGGACTCGCCCGACTACACCACCGTCCGTGGCATGGAACCGCTGGCGGCCCGCTACGGCCTCCTCGTCGACAACCTGCTCGACCTGTCCCACGAGACGTACCTGCACGGCGGCTACATCGGCACCCCCGAGGTCGCCGAGACCCCCATCACCACAGAGGTCGACGACAAGGCGGGCGTCGTGCACGTCAGCCGGCACATGGACGACGCGGCCTGCCCGCCGTTCTACGCCAAGTCCACCGGCATCACCGGCCGCATCACGCGCTGGCAGGACATCGAGTACCACGCCCCCTGCCTGTACCTCCTGCACTCGCGCATCGCCCCGGTCGGCGCACCCGGCCCGGACGCGGACGGCGGCGACCCGGACGCCTTCCACGTCGAGGTCGTCTACGCCATCACTCCGGAGACGGAGAACAGCACTCACGACTTCTGGGCCGTGGCCCGCGACTTCGCCCTGGACGACCAGGAGGTCTCCGACTTCCTGCGGGAGAACAACCGCACCGTCGTCCTCCAGGACGTCGTCGCACTCAACAGGCTGGAGCAGGTCATCGCCTCCGAGCCGGCCGGGACGCAGGAACTCAGCATCAACATCGACACCGGTGGCCTGGCCGCCCGCCGCATCCTCCAGCGGCTCGTCGAGGCCGGCACGGCCACACCCACGGCGGCCGAAGCCGCGGCGGCCGTCCGATGA
- a CDS encoding dienelactone hydrolase family protein — MRFTLQTSSDGVSEQLFTFGEIPGVLWTPDGAAGTRPLILIGHGGGQHKKAPDIVVRARRSVAECGFAVAAVDVPGHGDRPVDERYNRIATENQARVEAGEEPAPLIAHFQALVARQTVPEWRAVLDAIQEIEYVGAGPVGYWGVSLGCGLGVPFVADEPRVRAAVLGLGGALASAEAAARITIPVEFLVQWDDERVPRAQSLALFDAFASAEKTLHANPGKHGEIPAFELDSALRFFARHLG; from the coding sequence ATGCGCTTCACCTTGCAGACGTCGTCCGACGGCGTGTCCGAACAGCTCTTCACCTTCGGTGAGATACCCGGCGTGTTGTGGACCCCGGACGGTGCCGCCGGTACCCGTCCTCTGATTTTGATCGGACACGGCGGCGGCCAGCACAAGAAGGCGCCCGACATCGTGGTCCGCGCGCGCCGTTCTGTGGCCGAGTGCGGGTTCGCGGTGGCGGCGGTCGACGTGCCCGGCCATGGCGACCGGCCGGTGGATGAGAGGTACAACCGGATCGCGACCGAGAACCAGGCTCGCGTGGAGGCCGGAGAGGAACCGGCTCCGCTGATCGCTCATTTCCAGGCGCTCGTAGCTCGCCAGACCGTCCCGGAGTGGCGGGCGGTCCTGGACGCGATCCAGGAAATCGAGTACGTCGGTGCTGGTCCGGTGGGCTATTGGGGAGTGTCGTTGGGTTGCGGACTCGGCGTTCCGTTCGTTGCCGACGAACCCCGGGTCCGCGCGGCGGTGCTGGGCTTGGGAGGGGCGCTGGCATCGGCCGAGGCGGCCGCGCGGATCACCATCCCGGTGGAGTTCCTGGTGCAGTGGGACGACGAGCGGGTGCCGCGGGCCCAGAGCTTGGCGCTGTTCGACGCCTTTGCCTCGGCCGAGAAGACGCTGCACGCCAACCCCGGCAAGCACGGGGAGATCCCGGCATTCGAGCTGGACAGCGCGCTGCGGTTCTTCGCTCGACATCTCGGCTGA
- a CDS encoding SDR family oxidoreductase, whose amino-acid sequence MDLSGKVAVVTGSGRGLGLAYARALAAAGASVVVNDVDAEAAEAAAKQIAEDGGRAVAEVVAVGTSEAADALVNRAVAEFGRLDVMVTNAGVLRDRVLWKMSDDDFDTVQQVHLRGTFTCARAAAIRMREQGEGGRIIVAGSPAGQRGNFGQTNYAAAKAGIAAMVRTWAMELAKAGITANAVVPNAATEMTKTMPLFSPYIEAYENDGTPFPDSLRKGIAFGTAEDCAGLVVFLASDAAKDVTGQCVGIGGDKLSLWSHPQEVSAAYTDGGWSADAIAAAWPTSVGQRPETYGIPAPQL is encoded by the coding sequence ATGGACCTTTCCGGCAAGGTTGCCGTCGTCACCGGCAGCGGGCGCGGCCTCGGCCTCGCCTACGCCCGCGCCCTCGCCGCCGCCGGCGCCTCGGTCGTCGTCAACGACGTGGACGCCGAGGCGGCCGAGGCGGCCGCCAAGCAGATCGCCGAGGACGGAGGGCGCGCGGTCGCCGAAGTCGTCGCCGTCGGCACCAGCGAGGCCGCCGACGCCCTGGTGAACCGGGCCGTGGCCGAGTTCGGGCGGCTCGACGTCATGGTCACCAATGCGGGCGTGCTGCGCGACCGCGTGCTGTGGAAGATGTCCGACGACGACTTCGACACCGTCCAGCAGGTGCACCTGCGCGGCACCTTCACCTGCGCCCGCGCCGCCGCGATCCGGATGCGCGAGCAGGGCGAGGGCGGCCGCATCATCGTCGCCGGCTCCCCCGCCGGACAGCGCGGCAACTTCGGCCAGACCAACTACGCAGCCGCCAAGGCGGGCATCGCCGCGATGGTCCGCACCTGGGCCATGGAGCTGGCGAAGGCCGGCATCACCGCCAACGCCGTCGTCCCCAACGCGGCCACCGAGATGACAAAGACCATGCCGCTGTTCTCCCCTTACATCGAGGCGTACGAGAACGACGGCACGCCCTTCCCGGACTCCCTGCGCAAGGGCATCGCCTTCGGAACCGCCGAGGACTGCGCGGGCCTGGTCGTCTTCCTCGCCTCCGACGCGGCGAAGGACGTCACCGGCCAGTGCGTCGGCATCGGCGGAGACAAGCTGTCGCTGTGGTCGCACCCCCAGGAGGTCTCGGCCGCGTACACCGACGGCGGCTGGTCGGCGGACGCGATCGCCGCCGCCTGGCCGACCTCGGTGGGCCAGCGCCCGGAGACGTACGGCATCCCCGCCCCGCAGCTGTAA
- a CDS encoding DinB family protein, with product MQQPLEQVPALLDGPAVDVSDAHELLLGYLDWYRAALMRKLAGLSDDQLRTPVEPLGWSPLGLVQHLGWVERRWLRWGFAAEEWTVAAGTSTAQALAAYEAEVTVANSVALAADLSDKARLGGRFKTIEQAPSLGRILFHLLQEYARHVGHLDVARELLDGETGE from the coding sequence ATGCAGCAGCCCTTGGAACAGGTTCCCGCGCTCCTCGATGGCCCGGCCGTCGACGTCTCCGACGCTCATGAACTCCTCCTCGGCTATCTGGACTGGTACCGCGCGGCCCTGATGCGCAAGCTCGCCGGGCTCTCCGACGACCAGTTGCGCACGCCCGTCGAACCGCTCGGCTGGTCGCCGCTCGGCCTGGTCCAGCACCTCGGCTGGGTCGAGCGCCGATGGCTGCGATGGGGTTTCGCCGCCGAGGAGTGGACGGTGGCCGCCGGAACCTCCACCGCGCAGGCCCTGGCCGCCTACGAAGCAGAGGTCACCGTCGCGAACTCTGTCGCTCTGGCCGCTGACTTGAGTGACAAGGCTCGCCTCGGCGGCCGCTTCAAGACCATCGAACAGGCCCCGTCCCTCGGACGGATCCTCTTCCATCTGCTCCAGGAGTACGCCCGCCACGTCGGTCACCTCGACGTCGCGCGCGAGCTCCTCGACGGCGAGACCGGCGAGTGA
- a CDS encoding helix-turn-helix domain-containing protein, translating into MSPRSSTGSHSRSGGERGRGRDVKHLRLLAAPRRLLTGDVTAAQVAHAVGYESATQFSREYRAIHGLPPMQDAARLRARLTAHGSA; encoded by the coding sequence TTGTCGCCCAGGTCGTCGACCGGTTCGCACAGCCGATCTGGAGGAGAGCGCGGCCGAGGCAGGGACGTCAAGCACCTGCGGCTGCTGGCGGCCCCACGCCGCCTGCTGACCGGTGACGTCACCGCCGCCCAGGTCGCCCACGCCGTCGGGTACGAGAGCGCGACCCAGTTCAGCCGCGAGTACCGGGCCATCCACGGCCTGCCACCGATGCAGGACGCGGCCCGACTGCGCGCCCGGCTCACCGCACACGGATCGGCGTAG